Proteins from a genomic interval of Mycobacteriales bacterium:
- the mscL gene encoding large conductance mechanosensitive channel protein MscL has protein sequence MLKDFKAFILRGNVVDLAIGVVIGAAFAAVVSTFTEGVISPLIGLFGNKNFDTLDACLKGPCTVKDGEVKAGSVLQYGRVLTALITFLITAAVLYFLVVRPVNALMARRKTEPDVESTTKDCPECLSSIPVAATRCAFCTVEQTA, from the coding sequence GTGCTCAAGGACTTCAAGGCGTTCATCCTGCGCGGCAACGTCGTGGACCTCGCGATCGGCGTCGTCATCGGCGCGGCGTTCGCCGCGGTCGTGTCGACGTTCACCGAAGGCGTCATCAGCCCGCTCATCGGGCTGTTCGGGAACAAGAACTTCGACACCCTCGACGCCTGCCTCAAGGGCCCGTGCACGGTCAAGGACGGCGAGGTCAAGGCCGGCAGCGTCCTCCAGTACGGGCGCGTGCTCACCGCGCTCATCACGTTCCTCATCACTGCAGCCGTCCTCTACTTCCTCGTCGTCCGGCCGGTCAACGCGCTCATGGCGCGGCGTAAGACGGAGCCGGACGTCGAGTCGACCACCAAGGACTGCCCGGAGTGCCTGTCGTCGATCCCGGTCGCGGCGACCCGGTGCGCGTTCTGCACCGTCGAGCAGACCGCCTGA
- a CDS encoding FAD-binding oxidoreductase codes for MTYAIWGWGGPGDEPRAADLAAAAPYFAEVLGFPVQPPETPAALGPLPAPRVTLPETLAALGSTEPVDRARHAFGRSYRDVVRGLRAQVEHPPDLVVRPRSEDDVAALLDWVAGARAAVVPFGGGTSVVGGVEPAVGDIYAGTVSLDLAALGRVEEVDATSRAARIQAGAFGPDLERGLRPHGLTLRFYPQSFERSTLGGWIATRAAGHYATRLTHVDDLVESVRAVTPTGRWESRRLPGSGAGPSPDRLLLGSEGALGVVTEAWVRLQARPEFRAGASVAFASFEDGAEAVRRIVQAGLAPAGCRLVDGTEARLTGTLADGRAVLVLAFESPSAPVDADLARAVAVARDSGGEPLGGGGGGGADRDAASGQWRETFVRAPYLRDQLVLLGVLTETFETAATWDRLPAFVAAVRAATTDALHRVAGAGHVTCRLTHVYPDGAAPYFTVLAPARRGSELAQWAEVKAAASEAILAAGGTITHHHAVGRDHRPWYDRQRPEPFARALRAAKDALDPAGVLNPGVLLDPR; via the coding sequence GTGACGTACGCGATCTGGGGCTGGGGCGGCCCGGGCGACGAGCCGCGCGCGGCGGACCTCGCGGCGGCGGCACCGTACTTCGCCGAGGTGCTCGGCTTCCCGGTGCAGCCGCCCGAGACACCGGCGGCGCTCGGGCCGCTGCCGGCGCCGCGGGTGACGTTGCCGGAGACGCTCGCCGCGCTCGGCTCGACGGAGCCGGTAGACCGGGCACGGCACGCGTTCGGGCGGAGCTACCGCGACGTCGTCCGCGGCCTGCGCGCGCAGGTCGAGCACCCGCCCGACCTCGTCGTCCGGCCGCGGAGCGAGGACGACGTCGCCGCGCTGCTCGACTGGGTGGCGGGCGCGCGGGCGGCGGTCGTGCCGTTCGGCGGCGGGACCAGCGTCGTCGGCGGCGTCGAGCCCGCCGTCGGCGACATCTACGCCGGCACCGTCTCCCTCGACCTCGCCGCCCTCGGCCGGGTCGAGGAGGTCGACGCCACGTCCCGCGCCGCGCGGATCCAGGCCGGGGCGTTCGGCCCCGACCTGGAACGCGGTCTGCGCCCGCACGGCCTGACGCTGCGCTTCTACCCCCAGTCGTTCGAACGCTCCACGCTCGGCGGCTGGATCGCCACCCGCGCCGCCGGGCACTACGCGACGCGGCTGACGCACGTCGACGACCTGGTCGAGTCGGTGCGGGCGGTCACGCCGACCGGGCGGTGGGAGTCGCGGCGGCTGCCCGGCTCCGGCGCCGGCCCGTCCCCGGACCGGCTGCTGCTCGGCAGCGAGGGCGCGCTCGGCGTCGTCACCGAGGCGTGGGTGCGGCTCCAGGCGCGGCCGGAGTTCCGCGCGGGTGCCTCGGTGGCGTTCGCGTCGTTCGAGGACGGCGCCGAAGCGGTGCGCCGGATCGTGCAGGCCGGGCTGGCGCCGGCCGGCTGCCGCCTGGTCGACGGCACCGAGGCGCGGCTGACCGGGACGCTGGCGGACGGCCGGGCGGTGCTGGTGCTGGCGTTCGAGTCGCCGTCGGCACCGGTGGACGCCGACCTCGCGCGCGCCGTCGCGGTCGCGCGCGACTCCGGCGGCGAGCCGCTCGGAGGCGGCGGGGGCGGCGGCGCCGACCGGGACGCGGCGAGCGGGCAGTGGCGGGAGACGTTCGTGCGGGCGCCGTACCTGCGCGACCAGCTCGTGCTGCTGGGCGTGCTGACGGAGACGTTCGAGACGGCGGCGACGTGGGACCGGCTGCCGGCGTTCGTGGCGGCGGTGCGGGCGGCGACGACGGACGCGCTGCACCGGGTCGCCGGCGCCGGGCACGTGACCTGCCGGCTGACGCACGTCTATCCCGACGGCGCGGCGCCGTACTTCACGGTGCTCGCACCGGCCCGGCGGGGCAGCGAGCTCGCGCAGTGGGCGGAGGTGAAGGCCGCCGCGAGCGAGGCGATCCTCGCCGCCGGCGGCACGATCACGCACCACCACGCGGTCGGCCGCGACCACCGGCCGTGGTACGACCGGCAGCGGCCGGAGCCGTTCGCCCGCGCGCTGCGCGCGGCGAAGGACGCGCTCGACCCGGCCGGCGTCCTCAACCCGGGCGTGCTGCTCGACCCGCGCTGA
- a CDS encoding VOC family protein, whose translation MPIHRLNHAVLYVRDVERSVAFYTDVLGFRVVNAMPGAAFVQAPGSTNDHDLGLFQIGAAAGPSEAGRATVGLYHLAWEVDTLAELARLAGVLAEHGALVGASDHGTTKSLYAHDPDGLEFEVAWVVPAALLDDAAHGVRIAPLDLPKEIARYGADTRGGVGISVPA comes from the coding sequence ATGCCGATCCACCGGCTCAACCACGCGGTGCTGTACGTGCGCGACGTCGAGCGCAGCGTCGCGTTCTACACGGACGTGCTCGGCTTCCGGGTGGTCAACGCGATGCCGGGCGCGGCGTTCGTGCAGGCGCCGGGGTCGACGAACGACCACGACCTCGGGCTGTTCCAGATCGGTGCCGCGGCCGGGCCGTCAGAGGCCGGGCGCGCGACCGTCGGGCTGTACCACCTGGCCTGGGAGGTCGACACGCTCGCCGAGCTGGCCCGGCTCGCCGGCGTCCTCGCCGAGCACGGCGCGCTCGTCGGCGCCTCCGACCACGGCACGACCAAGAGCCTGTACGCGCACGACCCGGACGGGCTGGAGTTCGAGGTCGCGTGGGTGGTGCCGGCGGCGCTGCTGGACGACGCCGCGCACGGCGTACGGATCGCGCCGCTCGACCTGCCGAAGGAGATCGCACGCTACGGCGCGGACACCCGCGGCGGCGTCGGGATCTCCGTCCCGGCGTAA
- a CDS encoding L,D-transpeptidase family protein: MARASASLLAASVAAAVLSLAAPAYAAAPPTPVTGLTATPADSQVTLRWTNPADADLAGVTIVVKEGAVPTGAADGTAKEVAAPATSTVVTGLANGTSYGFAVFTRNTAGDLSDPSSITSSPVPALSTTLAALASRPGVTYGGTVTLTASLRRADTKEGLEGEPVDVYRKVAGQSDFSRVYRLKTNATGIATYTSLPLGKNTQWYLAHPPNPVLNDSKSATLTTLVRPRLGARISAYAVEQNVPSVATLTVTPNHAGQLVSLQLWTSKGWSGVASRVLSSTSTATFAITSSTVGTRVFRFAKSADSDHAAAVTTKFGITVVPRTLRAGMSGADVLAVQRRLAALHYDVGIANGYFGFDTVHATAAFQKVNRLPVTGAVDTLTHARLANPVAPPLRYKQSGSWIEADLTRQVLYYGRAGTVLRILDISSGSGQLFTVDGETQRAVTPTGSFRIFHKIDGMRVSRLGELWRPAYFAQGGYAIHGNGSVPFYPASHGCIRITVPAMNRMFSMLQIGMPVYVYRS, encoded by the coding sequence ATGGCCCGCGCATCCGCGTCTCTGCTGGCCGCGAGCGTCGCCGCGGCCGTCCTGTCCCTCGCCGCCCCGGCGTACGCCGCCGCCCCGCCGACCCCGGTCACGGGTCTCACGGCGACGCCCGCCGACAGCCAGGTGACGCTGCGCTGGACCAACCCGGCCGACGCCGACCTGGCCGGCGTGACGATCGTCGTCAAGGAGGGCGCGGTCCCCACCGGCGCCGCCGACGGCACCGCCAAGGAGGTCGCCGCGCCCGCGACGAGCACGGTCGTCACCGGGCTCGCCAACGGCACGTCGTACGGCTTCGCGGTCTTCACCCGCAACACCGCCGGCGACCTGTCCGACCCGTCGTCGATCACGTCGTCGCCGGTCCCCGCGCTGTCCACCACGCTCGCCGCGCTCGCGTCGCGGCCCGGCGTCACGTACGGCGGCACCGTCACCCTCACCGCCAGCCTGCGCCGCGCGGACACCAAGGAAGGCCTGGAGGGCGAGCCGGTCGACGTCTACCGGAAGGTCGCCGGCCAGAGCGACTTCAGCCGCGTCTACCGCCTCAAGACCAACGCCACCGGCATCGCGACCTACACGTCGCTCCCGCTCGGCAAGAACACCCAGTGGTACCTCGCGCACCCGCCGAACCCGGTCCTCAACGACAGCAAGAGCGCGACGCTGACGACGCTCGTCCGGCCGCGGCTCGGCGCGCGCATCAGCGCCTACGCCGTCGAGCAGAACGTCCCCTCCGTCGCGACCCTGACCGTCACCCCCAACCACGCGGGCCAGCTCGTCAGCCTCCAGCTCTGGACCAGCAAGGGCTGGTCCGGCGTCGCCTCGCGGGTGCTCTCCTCGACCAGCACCGCGACGTTCGCCATCACGTCCTCGACCGTCGGCACGCGGGTCTTCCGGTTCGCGAAGAGCGCCGACTCCGACCACGCCGCCGCCGTGACGACGAAGTTCGGCATCACGGTCGTCCCCCGCACGCTGCGCGCCGGCATGAGCGGCGCCGACGTGCTCGCGGTGCAGCGCCGCCTCGCCGCGCTGCACTACGACGTCGGCATCGCCAACGGCTACTTCGGCTTCGACACCGTGCACGCGACGGCGGCGTTCCAGAAGGTCAACCGGCTTCCGGTCACCGGCGCCGTCGACACCCTCACCCACGCCCGGCTGGCCAACCCGGTCGCGCCGCCGCTCCGGTACAAGCAGTCCGGCTCGTGGATCGAGGCCGACCTCACCCGCCAGGTCCTCTACTACGGCCGCGCCGGCACCGTGCTGCGCATCCTCGACATCTCGTCCGGCTCCGGCCAGCTGTTCACGGTCGACGGCGAGACGCAGCGCGCGGTCACGCCGACCGGCTCGTTCCGGATCTTCCACAAGATCGACGGGATGCGGGTCAGCCGGCTCGGCGAGCTGTGGCGGCCGGCGTACTTCGCGCAGGGCGGCTACGCGATCCACGGCAACGGCTCGGTGCCGTTCTACCCGGCGAGCCACGGCTGCATCCGGATCACCGTCCCGGCCATGAACCGGATGTTCTCGATGCTCCAGATCGGGATGCCGGTCTACGTCTACCGCAGCTAG
- a CDS encoding SAF domain-containing protein, whose amino-acid sequence MRWTSLRRAAAVRRRPLAALLAGLAVLVALSAVRPAAAPTVTVLAAARDLTAGAPLAVADLRPLALPAAAVPAGALRPGAAVLGRLVAGPVRAGEPLTDVRLLGPALLAAFGRGLVAVPVRFADAGAVALLHAGDRIDVLTAPPDGGPSPDPPPSGEPPADAPPGSGPSPGAPGVPPPSPPGAAAPGAPGAAPGAAPANTPRARVVAADVVVLVVPPADATGAGDGALVVVACTPAVARALAAATAAERLTPALRAPGAPP is encoded by the coding sequence GTGCGCTGGACCTCTCTGCGCCGGGCGGCCGCGGTGCGGCGCCGTCCGCTGGCGGCGCTGCTCGCCGGCCTCGCCGTGCTCGTCGCGCTCTCGGCCGTCCGCCCGGCGGCGGCCCCGACGGTGACGGTGCTCGCCGCCGCCCGCGACCTCACCGCGGGCGCGCCGCTCGCGGTGGCCGACCTGCGGCCGCTCGCGCTCCCGGCGGCCGCGGTGCCCGCGGGCGCGCTGCGGCCCGGCGCCGCCGTGCTCGGGCGGCTGGTGGCGGGCCCGGTCCGCGCCGGCGAGCCGCTGACCGACGTGCGGCTGCTCGGCCCGGCCCTGCTCGCGGCGTTCGGGCGCGGGCTGGTGGCGGTGCCGGTGCGGTTCGCCGACGCTGGAGCGGTCGCGCTGCTGCACGCGGGTGACCGGATCGACGTGCTCACCGCGCCGCCCGACGGCGGACCGTCGCCGGACCCGCCACCGTCCGGCGAGCCGCCGGCGGACGCGCCACCGGGGAGCGGGCCGTCGCCCGGCGCGCCCGGCGTACCGCCGCCCTCGCCACCTGGGGCCGCGGCGCCGGGCGCCCCCGGCGCGGCGCCCGGAGCGGCTCCCGCGAACACACCGCGCGCGCGGGTCGTCGCCGCCGACGTGGTCGTCCTCGTCGTGCCGCCCGCCGACGCGACCGGCGCCGGCGACGGCGCGCTGGTCGTCGTCGCCTGCACGCCGGCCGTCGCGCGCGCGCTCGCCGCGGCCACCGCCGCCGAACGCCTCACCCCCGCCCTCCGCGCGCCCGGAGCACCGCCGTGA
- a CDS encoding TldD/PmbA family protein has protein sequence MLDESDVRAALDAALSSGGDWAEVYADRRDSTSIRVEDRRVEELTSGRDQGAGIRVVRGSQAAYAYTNVLSRYSLVEAAKAAAAGIQGAVAGAPTVVDLTRAVPPVTHPVARSPRDAEKAEKVAITRRAEEAAWAQGGEVRQVLASYADVVQRVFVANSLGHLSDETRTRTRLACQVVAVRGDLVQTGFEGPGASRGLELFEESPPERIGEEAAQRALRLLDSIPSPAGEMTVVLNAGGGGVLFHEACGHGLEADAIAKDTTVYAHTKGQRVGSEIFHGVDDASDPNMWGSFEFDDEGTPAQRTVLFEGGVQTGEMSDRINAARLGVRASGNGRRQSYAHLPIPRMTNSYVLPGDSDPALILADVSYGLYADGLGGGEVNPATGDFVFGITEAYLIENGRLTQRVRGANLIGNGPQAISLVDAVGSDFAVKQGMCGKDGQWVPAGFGTPTLRIARLTVGGTG, from the coding sequence ATGCTCGACGAATCCGATGTCCGCGCCGCGCTCGACGCCGCGCTGTCCTCCGGCGGCGACTGGGCCGAGGTCTACGCCGACCGCCGCGACTCCACCTCGATCCGGGTGGAGGACCGCCGCGTCGAGGAGCTGACGAGCGGCCGCGACCAGGGCGCCGGCATCCGCGTCGTGCGCGGCAGCCAGGCGGCGTACGCATACACCAACGTGCTGTCCCGCTACTCGCTGGTCGAGGCGGCGAAGGCCGCGGCGGCCGGCATCCAGGGCGCCGTCGCCGGCGCGCCCACCGTGGTCGACCTGACCCGCGCGGTGCCGCCGGTGACGCACCCGGTCGCGCGGTCGCCGCGCGACGCGGAGAAGGCGGAGAAGGTCGCGATCACCCGCCGCGCCGAGGAGGCCGCGTGGGCGCAGGGCGGCGAGGTCCGCCAGGTGCTCGCGTCGTACGCCGACGTCGTGCAGCGGGTGTTCGTCGCCAACTCGCTCGGTCACCTCTCCGACGAGACCCGTACCCGCACCCGGCTCGCCTGCCAGGTCGTCGCCGTGCGCGGCGACCTCGTGCAGACGGGCTTCGAGGGGCCGGGGGCGTCGCGCGGGCTCGAGCTGTTCGAGGAGAGCCCACCCGAACGCATCGGGGAGGAGGCCGCGCAGCGGGCGTTGCGGCTGCTCGACTCGATCCCGTCGCCGGCCGGCGAGATGACCGTCGTGCTCAACGCGGGCGGCGGCGGCGTGCTGTTCCACGAGGCGTGCGGGCACGGCCTGGAGGCCGACGCGATCGCCAAGGACACCACCGTCTACGCGCACACGAAGGGTCAGCGCGTCGGCTCGGAGATCTTCCACGGCGTCGACGACGCGAGCGACCCGAACATGTGGGGCTCGTTCGAGTTCGACGACGAGGGGACGCCCGCGCAGCGGACCGTGCTGTTCGAGGGCGGGGTGCAGACCGGCGAGATGTCGGACCGGATCAACGCCGCGCGGCTCGGCGTGCGCGCCTCCGGCAACGGCCGGCGCCAGTCGTACGCGCACCTGCCGATCCCGCGGATGACCAACTCGTACGTGCTGCCCGGCGACAGCGACCCGGCGCTGATCCTCGCCGACGTGTCGTACGGCCTCTACGCCGACGGGCTCGGCGGCGGCGAGGTCAACCCGGCCACTGGCGACTTCGTGTTCGGCATCACCGAGGCGTACCTCATCGAGAACGGCCGGCTCACCCAGCGGGTCCGCGGCGCCAACCTCATCGGCAACGGCCCGCAGGCGATCTCGCTGGTCGACGCCGTCGGCTCCGACTTCGCGGTGAAGCAGGGGATGTGCGGCAAGGACGGGCAGTGGGTGCCCGCCGGGTTCGGGACGCCGACGTTGCGGATCGCGCGGCTCACGGTCGGGGGGACGGGCTGA
- a CDS encoding S8 family peptidase — MRASRLLAALPAAFLSVAVAAAPSSATVERTSYIVVLRDGAAVTPAAAASAATALGADVKYVYTAALHGYAASFTPAQIAAVQAMSDVAYVERDGVMHATGTITNPQSWGIDRIDQRNLPLSASFTTTNTGSGVKAYIIDTGIRFSHTQFGGRATSGVDEVDGGTADDCNGHGTHVAGTVGGSTIGVAHAVSLVAVRVLDCSGNGATSGVIAGVDWVTANHVAGTPAVANMSLGGGAYSPLDTAVQNAINDGVTFAVAAGNGNTGGVRQNACNYSPARVAAAITVGATNSSDQAASFSNYGTCVDLLAPGVQILSSWYTGDTAGAYLDGTSMASPHVAGVAALYLQSNPGASPATVAAAINGNATTGVVSNVGTGTPNRLLFTNY, encoded by the coding sequence TTGCGCGCATCCCGTTTGCTGGCCGCCCTACCGGCCGCGTTCCTGTCCGTCGCCGTCGCGGCGGCGCCGTCGTCGGCGACCGTCGAGCGCACGTCGTACATCGTCGTGCTGCGTGACGGCGCGGCGGTGACGCCGGCCGCGGCCGCGTCGGCCGCCACCGCTCTCGGCGCCGACGTGAAGTACGTGTACACCGCCGCGCTCCACGGCTACGCCGCGTCGTTCACGCCGGCGCAGATCGCCGCCGTGCAGGCCATGTCCGACGTGGCCTACGTCGAGCGCGACGGCGTCATGCACGCCACCGGCACCATCACCAACCCGCAGTCGTGGGGCATCGACCGCATCGACCAGCGGAACCTGCCGCTGTCGGCGTCGTTCACGACGACCAACACCGGCTCCGGCGTCAAGGCGTACATCATCGACACCGGCATCCGCTTCTCGCACACCCAGTTCGGCGGCCGCGCGACCAGCGGCGTCGACGAGGTCGACGGTGGCACCGCCGACGACTGCAACGGCCACGGCACCCACGTCGCGGGCACCGTCGGCGGCTCCACGATCGGCGTCGCCCACGCCGTCTCCCTCGTCGCCGTCCGCGTCCTCGACTGCTCCGGCAACGGCGCCACCTCCGGCGTCATCGCTGGCGTCGACTGGGTCACCGCGAACCACGTCGCGGGCACCCCGGCCGTCGCGAACATGAGCCTCGGCGGCGGCGCGTACTCGCCGCTCGACACGGCCGTGCAGAACGCCATCAACGACGGCGTGACGTTCGCCGTCGCGGCCGGCAACGGCAACACCGGCGGCGTCCGCCAGAACGCCTGCAACTACTCGCCCGCCCGCGTCGCCGCGGCGATCACGGTCGGCGCGACGAACAGCAGCGACCAGGCCGCGTCGTTCTCGAACTACGGCACCTGCGTCGACCTGCTCGCCCCCGGCGTGCAGATCCTCTCGTCCTGGTACACCGGCGACACCGCGGGTGCGTACCTCGACGGCACCTCCATGGCCTCGCCGCACGTCGCGGGCGTCGCCGCGCTGTACCTCCAGAGCAACCCGGGCGCCTCGCCGGCCACGGTCGCCGCGGCGATCAACGGCAACGCCACCACCGGCGTGGTCTCCAACGTCGGCACCGGCACCCCGAACCGCCTGCTGTTCACGAACTACTAG
- a CDS encoding TldD/PmbA family protein has protein sequence MGDLLDLASRVVGWAGDREGVEAFAVHSVDTSVTAFDGEVESLSSSETRGVGVRVVVDGRMGFASTSDVTDDGLAYALSEARSNAALGTPDPGNVLPAPAAYSDVDGIFVGGLESVEAARKVSAALELERLTRAAHELVSGVDSATYGDSRSSVAIASTAGVAAEYARTDVYAYVAALARTADETQTGLGLTQGRSFDDLDLAAAAHEAAVRATRLLGARKPATARVPVVFDPLVTASFLGVLASALTAEAVQKGRSLFASRVGEPVARETFSLVDDGRITEGAAAAPFDDEGVPTRRTPVVEHGVLQGFLHNTETAARAGGSAASTGNASRSGFNGSPGVAPTNLYLDGVTVPPVEILARAEGGLYVQDVSGLHSGTNPVSGEFSVGATGLWIRGGALEEPVREVTVSSTLVEMLLAISALGDDRRFFPFGGSYGGATALLAEMTVAGA, from the coding sequence ATGGGCGACCTGCTGGACCTGGCGTCGCGCGTCGTCGGCTGGGCGGGCGACCGCGAGGGCGTCGAGGCGTTCGCGGTCCACTCCGTCGACACGTCGGTCACGGCGTTCGACGGGGAGGTCGAGTCGCTGTCGTCGTCGGAGACGCGCGGCGTCGGCGTGCGCGTCGTGGTCGACGGGCGGATGGGCTTCGCGTCCACGTCCGACGTCACCGACGACGGCCTCGCCTACGCGCTGTCCGAGGCGCGATCCAACGCCGCGCTCGGCACCCCCGACCCCGGCAACGTGCTGCCCGCCCCCGCCGCCTACTCCGACGTCGACGGGATCTTCGTCGGCGGGCTCGAGTCGGTCGAGGCCGCGCGCAAGGTGTCCGCCGCACTCGAGCTCGAACGCCTCACCCGCGCCGCGCACGAGCTGGTCAGCGGCGTCGACAGCGCGACGTACGGCGACAGCCGTTCCTCCGTCGCGATCGCGTCGACGGCCGGCGTCGCCGCCGAGTACGCCCGCACCGACGTCTACGCCTACGTCGCCGCGCTCGCGCGGACGGCCGACGAGACGCAGACCGGGCTCGGGCTCACCCAGGGCCGGTCGTTCGACGACCTCGACCTCGCCGCCGCAGCGCACGAGGCGGCGGTGCGGGCGACCCGGCTGCTCGGCGCGCGCAAGCCGGCGACCGCGCGGGTGCCGGTGGTGTTCGACCCGCTGGTGACGGCGTCGTTCCTCGGCGTGCTCGCCTCCGCGCTGACCGCGGAGGCGGTGCAGAAGGGGCGTTCGCTGTTCGCGTCGCGGGTGGGGGAGCCCGTTGCGCGGGAGACGTTCAGCCTGGTGGACGACGGGCGGATCACCGAGGGCGCGGCGGCGGCGCCGTTCGACGACGAGGGCGTGCCGACGCGGCGGACGCCGGTGGTCGAGCACGGCGTGCTCCAGGGGTTCCTGCACAACACGGAGACGGCCGCCCGCGCCGGCGGCTCCGCCGCCTCGACCGGCAACGCGTCGCGGTCCGGCTTCAACGGTTCGCCCGGCGTCGCGCCCACCAACCTGTACCTGGACGGCGTGACCGTGCCGCCGGTGGAGATCCTGGCGCGGGCCGAGGGCGGCCTGTACGTGCAGGACGTCAGCGGGCTGCACTCGGGCACCAACCCGGTGAGCGGTGAGTTCAGCGTCGGCGCGACCGGCCTGTGGATCCGCGGCGGGGCGCTGGAGGAGCCGGTGCGCGAGGTGACCGTGTCGTCGACGCTGGTCGAGATGCTGCTGGCCATCTCGGCGCTGGGCGACGACCGGCGGTTCTTCCCGTTCGGCGGCTCGTACGGCGGCGCCACGGCGCTGCTCGCGGAGATGACGGTCGCGGGCGCGTAG
- a CDS encoding FmdB family zinc ribbon protein: protein MPTYEYACTVCAERHEVVQRITDPALTECPACGGALRKVFQPVGVVFKGSGFYKTDSRGKSSGSGSSGGSSGSATPSSDSGSSGGDAKGDAKPAAPAAAPSTGTDAAAS, encoded by the coding sequence GTGCCGACGTACGAGTACGCCTGCACCGTCTGCGCCGAACGTCACGAGGTCGTGCAGCGGATCACCGACCCCGCGCTGACCGAGTGCCCCGCCTGCGGGGGCGCGTTGCGCAAGGTGTTCCAGCCGGTGGGTGTGGTCTTCAAGGGCTCCGGCTTCTACAAGACCGACAGCCGCGGCAAGTCCTCCGGCTCCGGCTCGTCCGGCGGGTCGTCCGGGTCCGCCACGCCGTCGTCCGACAGCGGCTCGTCCGGCGGCGACGCCAAGGGCGACGCCAAGCCGGCCGCCCCCGCGGCCGCTCCGTCCACAGGCACCGACGCCGCGGCGAGCTGA
- a CDS encoding CBS domain-containing protein, translated as MRVADIMTSASVTESPADSLRSAAETMWRQQTGSLLVMDGDDLVGIITERDVMKAVAQERDVEQTPVSEVMTRDVLTITPDTSAHEAARHMASRWIRHLPVVEGGRVVGVVSQRDLVGVFAALQKDPEGGAELSSDSLVRELRLARIEQGDLD; from the coding sequence GTGCGCGTGGCCGACATCATGACGAGCGCCAGCGTCACGGAGTCGCCGGCGGACTCGCTGCGGTCCGCGGCCGAGACGATGTGGCGGCAGCAGACGGGGTCGCTGCTCGTGATGGACGGCGACGACCTCGTCGGCATCATCACCGAGCGCGACGTGATGAAGGCGGTCGCGCAGGAGCGCGACGTGGAGCAGACGCCGGTCAGCGAGGTGATGACCCGCGACGTCCTCACGATCACGCCCGACACGTCCGCGCACGAGGCGGCGCGGCACATGGCGTCGCGCTGGATCCGCCACCTCCCGGTGGTCGAGGGCGGGCGCGTCGTGGGGGTCGTGTCGCAGCGCGACCTGGTCGGCGTGTTCGCGGCGTTGCAGAAGGACCCGGAGGGCGGCGCGGAGCTGTCCAGCGACTCGCTCGTGCGCGAGCTCCGGCTGGCCCGCATCGAGCAAGGCGACCTTGACTGA
- a CDS encoding S-methyl-5'-thioadenosine phosphorylase — protein MVQLPPVADARAEVGVFGGSGFYSLLDEADEVAVDTPYGPPSAPVVVGAIEGRRVAFLPRHGRDHRFPPHRIPYRANLWAMRSLGVTQVVAPCAAGSLRSDVHPGDFVVCDQLVDRTSGRAQTFYDDRAVHVSFADPYCPDGRAAALAAARAQGIRVHDGGTMVVVEGPRFSTRAESRWYAAAGWSVVNMTGHPEAVLARELELCYTSIALITDYDVGVPGVPAVTADEVFRVFGDNNARLRTLLHALLPALPETRACPCPNALAGADFTG, from the coding sequence ATGGTCCAGCTGCCGCCCGTCGCCGACGCGCGCGCCGAGGTCGGCGTGTTCGGCGGGTCCGGCTTCTACTCGCTGCTCGACGAGGCGGACGAGGTCGCCGTCGACACGCCGTACGGCCCGCCGTCCGCGCCGGTCGTCGTCGGCGCGATCGAGGGGCGCCGGGTCGCGTTCCTGCCCCGGCACGGGCGCGACCACCGCTTCCCGCCGCACCGGATCCCGTACCGCGCCAACCTCTGGGCGATGCGTTCTCTCGGCGTGACGCAGGTCGTCGCGCCGTGCGCGGCGGGGTCGTTGCGGTCCGACGTCCACCCGGGCGACTTCGTGGTGTGCGACCAGCTCGTCGACCGCACGTCCGGGCGCGCCCAGACGTTCTACGACGACCGGGCGGTGCACGTGTCGTTCGCCGACCCGTACTGCCCCGACGGCCGCGCGGCCGCGCTCGCCGCCGCCCGCGCGCAGGGCATCCGCGTCCACGACGGCGGGACGATGGTCGTCGTGGAGGGGCCGCGGTTCTCCACGCGCGCCGAGTCCCGGTGGTACGCCGCCGCCGGCTGGTCCGTCGTCAACATGACCGGCCACCCGGAGGCGGTCCTCGCCCGCGAGCTCGAGCTCTGCTACACGTCGATCGCCCTCATCACCGACTACGACGTCGGCGTCCCCGGCGTCCCGGCCGTCACCGCCGACGAGGTGTTCCGCGTCTTCGGCGACAACAACGCCCGCCTCCGCACGCTCCTCCACGCGCTCCTGCCCGCGCTGCCGGAGACCCGCGCGTGCCCCTGCCCGAACGCCCTCGCCGGCGCGGACTTCACGGGGTGA